The following proteins come from a genomic window of Maribacter sp. HTCC2170:
- a CDS encoding BlaI/MecI/CopY family transcriptional regulator — protein sequence MKQLTKAEEEVMQILWQLQRCNVASIINELPEPKPAYNTVSTIVRILESKGFVDHEQEGKGYLYFPLVQKSDYSNQSINKLVDGYFQGSFKSMVSFFMKKNDMNLSELESIMKEIEKDEI from the coding sequence ATGAAACAATTGACTAAAGCCGAGGAAGAGGTAATGCAGATTTTATGGCAATTACAACGATGCAATGTGGCATCAATTATCAATGAATTACCTGAGCCCAAACCGGCGTATAATACAGTTTCAACCATTGTTAGAATTTTGGAAAGCAAGGGGTTTGTGGATCACGAACAAGAAGGGAAAGGGTATTTGTACTTTCCGTTGGTGCAAAAATCGGATTATAGCAATCAATCAATAAATAAATTGGTTGATGGGTATTTTCAAGGGTCATTCAAGAGTATGGTTTCTTTTTTTATGAAAAAGAACGATATGAATCTTTCTGAATTGGAGTCTATTATGAAAGAAATCGAAAAAGACGAAATATGA
- a CDS encoding tetratricopeptide repeat protein, with product MKKALILLLLIITKTEAQTPEMAVADSLYATANYTKAINHYAQAGTPKSSLQIARAYNAIGNSEKAIAQYRDVLEKNPSMQIAQFEFGKLLVKTQEFDEARKLFSNLVGAEKENPEYYYYLGEIYSELDQPASSINAYKNAVDKDSTHLRSLFRLGKTFVVKQEKKQALFYIDKGLEFYPDDVALINLKALVLFNDAAYEKAIPWFERVLELGETKKYVYEKLAYCHYKNWDFEKAKTAHRILIEMNPENPEVYYNMAETLRKNKQLDSAEVFIKKGMDVQKPIFAKGYSYLAGLARERNDLKLAFEYYRLAHKEYPHSAMGYFQVCTAADRYFKDPKVKLKYYERYFELYEEDKSYFSVVVSKRITELKEKIHFNTD from the coding sequence TTGAAGAAAGCACTGATTTTATTGCTCCTTATCATTACTAAGACCGAAGCCCAAACTCCGGAAATGGCTGTTGCAGATAGTTTATATGCTACAGCCAACTATACAAAAGCTATCAACCATTATGCTCAGGCTGGTACTCCAAAATCCAGTTTGCAAATTGCTAGGGCCTATAATGCCATTGGTAATAGCGAAAAAGCCATTGCACAATATCGGGATGTATTGGAAAAGAACCCATCAATGCAAATTGCCCAGTTTGAATTTGGAAAACTATTAGTGAAGACACAAGAGTTTGACGAGGCAAGAAAATTGTTTTCCAACTTGGTAGGCGCTGAGAAAGAGAACCCGGAATATTACTATTACCTAGGTGAGATTTATAGCGAATTAGATCAACCGGCAAGTAGTATTAACGCTTACAAGAATGCGGTTGATAAGGACAGTACACATTTGCGGAGTCTTTTCAGATTGGGAAAAACTTTTGTCGTAAAGCAAGAAAAGAAACAGGCTCTCTTTTATATAGATAAAGGATTGGAGTTTTATCCTGATGATGTGGCGTTGATCAACCTTAAGGCATTGGTCCTGTTTAATGATGCAGCCTACGAAAAAGCCATACCATGGTTTGAACGTGTTCTTGAACTGGGAGAGACAAAAAAGTATGTTTATGAAAAGCTGGCTTATTGTCATTATAAAAACTGGGATTTTGAAAAGGCTAAAACAGCACATCGAATTTTAATTGAGATGAATCCCGAAAATCCTGAAGTTTATTATAATATGGCAGAGACACTGCGCAAAAACAAACAGTTGGATAGTGCCGAGGTTTTTATCAAAAAAGGTATGGATGTCCAAAAACCCATTTTTGCGAAAGGGTATAGTTACTTGGCAGGTTTGGCAAGAGAAAGAAACGATTTAAAGTTGGCTTTTGAATATTATAGACTTGCGCATAAAGAGTATCCCCATAGCGCAATGGGGTATTTTCAAGTTTGCACTGCTGCAGATCGTTATTTTAAAGACCCAAAAGTTAAATTAAAATACTACGAAAGGTATTTTGAATTATATGAAGAAGATAAATCATATTTTTCAGTAGTGGTTTCAAAACGTATAACCGAGTTAAAAGAAAAAATTCATTTTAATACGGATTGA
- a CDS encoding M56 family metallopeptidase, with amino-acid sequence MIQYIIEFIGFQLVFLIVYDFFLRRETFFQWNRLYLIGTHVLSLFLPWLKIEAFRTEIPIEYYLYPEFLWNIQNEPISLGTDSKSVISLSWQESVFVLGVLIGLGLFIYKMAKLYQLRKNGEIQFFSEYTQIVVANSNLAFSFFKSIFLGDQVIKDEHDKIIQHELVHIRQKHSLDLVFFELLRIICWFNPLVYIYQSRVSELHEFIADAQVAKGNKKEQYQMMLSQVFQTQHISFVNQFFKTSLIKKRIIMLQKTKSKKVWQLKYLLLIPLMSGMLLYTSCNYEDKKEVAESEVTLSEKISKLKEEIEAKGSLTDEEKGQLALLIYKTYPKDIGGISGEEGSIEYSGVPFAIVDEVPVFPGCEDANDKIECFNTNLVNHIKKHFSYPIKAQELGIQGRVNILFSIASNGMINNIKTKGPNELLEEEAKRIIGKLPRMTPGKHKGKVVHVPFSIPISFKLQ; translated from the coding sequence ATGATACAGTATATAATAGAGTTTATTGGTTTCCAATTGGTTTTTCTGATTGTCTATGATTTTTTTCTTAGAAGAGAGACATTTTTTCAATGGAATAGGCTGTACTTGATCGGCACACATGTGCTGTCTTTGTTTTTGCCGTGGTTGAAGATAGAGGCTTTCAGAACAGAGATTCCCATTGAATATTATTTGTATCCAGAGTTTCTTTGGAATATCCAGAATGAGCCAATTTCTTTGGGTACAGATAGTAAATCCGTTATTTCCCTATCATGGCAAGAGAGTGTTTTTGTGTTGGGTGTTTTAATTGGATTGGGTTTATTCATATATAAAATGGCGAAGCTATATCAACTTCGCAAAAACGGAGAGATCCAGTTTTTTTCTGAGTATACACAAATAGTTGTGGCGAACAGTAATTTGGCATTTTCATTTTTCAAATCCATTTTTCTGGGAGATCAGGTAATCAAAGATGAGCATGATAAAATAATTCAACACGAGCTTGTACATATAAGGCAAAAGCATTCTTTGGATTTAGTGTTCTTCGAATTATTGCGGATTATTTGCTGGTTCAATCCCTTGGTGTATATCTATCAAAGTCGTGTTTCCGAATTGCACGAATTCATTGCTGATGCGCAGGTGGCAAAAGGCAACAAAAAGGAACAATATCAAATGATGCTTTCGCAGGTATTTCAAACCCAACATATATCATTTGTCAATCAATTTTTTAAAACTTCATTAATCAAAAAACGAATAATCATGTTACAAAAAACAAAATCAAAAAAAGTCTGGCAGTTAAAGTACTTATTGTTAATTCCGTTAATGTCAGGAATGTTATTGTATACTTCTTGTAACTATGAAGATAAGAAAGAAGTTGCTGAAAGTGAAGTCACATTATCTGAAAAAATTTCCAAATTAAAGGAAGAAATTGAAGCAAAAGGTTCTTTGACGGATGAGGAAAAAGGACAATTGGCACTTTTGATATATAAAACATACCCCAAAGATATTGGTGGAATTTCTGGTGAGGAAGGAAGTATTGAATATAGTGGAGTTCCATTTGCAATAGTCGATGAAGTTCCTGTATTTCCAGGATGTGAAGACGCAAATGATAAAATTGAATGTTTCAATACCAATTTAGTTAACCATATTAAGAAGCATTTTAGTTATCCAATAAAAGCGCAGGAACTCGGTATTCAAGGCAGAGTAAATATCTTGTTTTCTATTGCTTCAAATGGAATGATAAACAACATTAAAACTAAAGGACCAAATGAACTGTTAGAAGAAGAAGCCAAACGAATTATTGGCAAATTACCTAGAATGACACCTGGTAAACATAAAGGTAAAGTGGTCCATGTCCCATTTTCGATACCTATCTCATTTAAACTACAATAA